From the Glandiceps talaboti chromosome 10, keGlaTala1.1, whole genome shotgun sequence genome, one window contains:
- the LOC144440907 gene encoding golgin subfamily A member 2-like isoform X3, giving the protein MADVSRQEKLAAARKKLKQFQQQKTTGKTPSNSPAPSKSRNSTPANKPKKNKSSSSKKEKASTENTSVSQQPTEPRTNSTTTNTTESIEIPNTSNNDTVSDNSSTTSSNTASERPMSSSESLRQMSRQINGLVSEASFLNSTGEQVTEEDSGIRELESRNRELASELEHNMQSNQQLTLQQDELERMDHQGTMMKEMGSLREQLQVHIQTIGILVSEKSELQTSLNQSQMAYKQKLDEVDNLSSRLQASRHRVAELERDFASVNNTSHQYEKANKELDKSMDQVKIDLYNFRKSNDDLTQQNSELSSQLHAKISEVHSLEHNLQTLQEKVNMSELMIQQLSSSGTDSQQTLQQLQDDKSTLEQKVQQYQQSFQQLSSEREQLISQYQQDTSHLQQQIQQLATQVKSLIEERDHLLKQQNRLQNRLTEVEQAIAVETEKAIAAQQEEMARRLEEKESEKEQILQQYRSQTNDNAQLVRLYQEKEEKVEELEGILSRMKEESVDKTQLLDTMQSDKATISRALSQNKELKAQLAELQNGFVKMSNDNMEMMSQYQSEQHISKELATRLSEQEDELREVREQLNSKEKQLEEIKAQNFELNKQLAQQAQLTDHMRHYEAQGQLTETLQRELASAQENTNILSTQNSELRVQLAELQNRLTLQATTNQEGSEGSMDRSDMVDSLSAAIRQLEMERDQLTLQFQEQHEQHRLLLDQMEQIKKEQAQAPAVTPEGNFITKEAYETLQIAMEKLEEKFTRVMRDKADLSDKLQELEHICLQLSGETETIGDYISLYHEQRDRLRQKQKEKEEYVRKLALEKEEMQRRLGQLQGLVMQLLGEKNYLHPYNKQTTQTLTQSFPDTTVPVSAQTLPNSDRNYGFNSESGVDNEYDWPSTDSESTSSTEEIKMRADRIDHSRPAEEYITTSSIPEQLNKDIIAGGDRTAKQIMELLEQMGSPHSIDKKILLDHAFYPCKCCTGELINV; this is encoded by the exons CTAAAACAGTTCCAACAACAGAAGACGACAGGAAAAACACCTTCCAATTCTCCAGCACCGTCCAAATCCAGGAATAGTACACCAGCCAATAAGCCTAAGAAGAACAAATCAAGTAGCTCAAAGAAAGAGAAAGCAAGCACAGAAAATACTAGCGTTTCACAACAACCAACTGAACCAAGAACCAattctactactactaatacaaCTGAATCTATAGAAATACCT AATACTTCAAATAACGATACTGTGTCTGACAACAGTTCAACAACATCATCAAACACGGCCTCAGAAAG GCCTATGTCTTCCAGTGAAAGTCTTCGCCAAATGTCAAGGCAAATTAACGGACTAGTGTCAGAG GCATCATTTTTGAATAGCACAGGGGAACAAGTAACAGAGGAGGATTCTGGGATCAGGGAGCTTGAG TCTCGTAATCGTGAACTAGCATCAGAGTTAGAACACAATATGCAATCCAACCAACAACTTACGTTACAGCAAGACGAATTG GAGAGAATGGATCACCAGGGCACAATGATGAAGGAGATGGGGTCTTTGAGAGAACAGTTACAAGTACATATCCAGACCATTGGAATTCTAGTCTCAGAAAAGTCAGAACTACAGACCTCCCTTAACCAAAGTCAAATGGCCTACAAACAAAAATTAG ATGAAGTTGATAATCTAAGCAGTCGACTTCAAGCATCACGACACAGAGTAGCAGAACTAGAAAGAGACTTTGCATCAGTTAATAATACCAGTCACCAGTATGAAAAG GCCAACAAAGAACTTGACAAATCCATGGATCAAGTAAAAATTGATCTTTATAATTTTAG GAAAAGTAACGATGATCTAACACAACAGAATTCTGAACTTTCCAGCCAACTGCATGCCAAG ATCTCAGAGGTCCATTCTTTAGAACACAACTTACAAACATTACAAGAGAAAGTAAATATGTCCGAGTTAATGATACAACAACTTTCAAGTAGTGGTACTGACAGTCAGCAAACCTTACAACAACTACAGGATGACAAGTCAACACTAGAACAAAAAGTACAACAG TATCAACAATCCTTCCAACAGCTATCATCTGAGAGAGAACAGCTGATTTCACAATACCAACAAGATACTAGtcatttacaacaacaaattcaGCAGTTGGCAACACAG GTGAAATCACTTATAGAGGAAAGAGATCACCTCCTGAAACAACAAAATAGATTACAAAACAGACTAACTGAAGTGGAGCAGGCCATAG CTGTAGAGACTGAGAAGGCTATAGCTGCACAGCAAGAGGAGATGGCAAGAAGACTTGAAGAGAAGGAAAGTGAAAAGGAACAGATATTACAGCAATACAGATCACAG ACAAATGACAATGCCCAGCTGGTTAGATTGTACCAAGAGAAGGAAGAGAAAGTTGAGGAATTGGAAGGCATTCTAAGTAGAATGAAAGAAGAATCTGTTGACAAAACACAATTATTAGATACCATGCAGAGTGATAAAGCTACTATTAGCAGAGCATTATCTCAAAATAAAGAACTAAAAGCACAACTAGCTGAACTTCAAAATGGTTTCGTTAAAATG AGTAATGATAATATGGAAATGATGAGTCAATACCAGTCTGAACAACATATCAGTAAGGAGTTAGCTACTAGACTTAGTGAACAAGAAGATGAACTTAGAGAAGTCAGAGAACAG CTTAACTCAAAAGAAAAACAGTTAGAAGAAATAAAGGCACAAAATTTTGAATTGAACAAACAGCTTGCTCAGCAAGCACAGCTTACAGACCATATGAGGCATTATGAGGCTCAGGGGCAACTCACTGAAACATTACAAAGAGAACTTGCATCAGCTCAG GAGAATACAAACATTTTGTCAACACAGAATAGTGAATTAAGAGTACAGTTAGCAGAATTACAGAATAGATTAACGTTACAAG CAACGACAAACCAAGAGGGCAGTGAAGGTTCCATGGATAGATCAGACATG GTGGATTCCTTGTCTGCTGCAATCCGACAACTAGAAATGGAACGTGACCAGCTGACATTACAGTTCCAAGAACAACATGAACAGCATAGACTTTTATTGGACCAAATGGAGCAGATAAAGAAAGAACAAGCACAAG CACCAGCTGTAACTCCAGAGGGTAACTTTATAACTAAAGAAGCATACGAAacgctacaaatagccatggaGAAGTTAGAAGAGAAATTCACCAGAGTAATGAGAGATAAAGCTGACTTGAGTGATAAATTACAAGAATTAGAACATATATGTTTACAGTTGTCTGGGGAGACTGAAACGATAG GAGATTATATTAGTTTATATCATGAACAAAGGGATAGACTTCGACAGAAGCAGAAAGAAAAGGAAGAATATGTACGGAAATTGGCACTTGAGAAAGAAGAAATGCAG aGGAGATTAGGCCAACTTCAGGGTCTTGTCATGCAATTACTTGGAGAGAAGAATTATTTACATCCctacaacaaacaaaccacaCAGACTTTAACCCAGTCCTTCCCTGACACAACAGTTCCGGTCTCAGCACAGACTTTACCAAACTCTGATAGAAACTATGGTTTCAATTCTGAAAGTGGAGTGGATAACG AGTACGACTGGCCTTCTACGGACTCAGAAAGCACATCAAGCACTGAAGAAATAAAGATGAGAGCTGATCGTATAGATCATTCAAGACCAGCAGAGGAATATATTACCACTAGCAGTATACCTGAGCAATTAAATAAAGACATTATAGCTGGTGGGGACAGAACTGCTAAACAGATAATGGAACTCTTAGAACAAATGGGGTCTCCACATTCTATAGACAAAAAGATTCTCCTAGATCATGCTTTCTATCCATGTAAATGTTGCACCGGAGAGTTGATAAATGTCTAA
- the LOC144440907 gene encoding golgin subfamily A member 2-like isoform X2: protein MADVSRQEKLAAARKKLKQFQQQKTTGKTPSNSPAPSKSRNSTPANKPKKNKSSSSKKEKASTENTSVSQQPTEPRTNSTTTNTTESIEIPNTSNNDTVSDNSSTTSSNTASERPMSSSESLRQMSRQINGLVSEASFLNSTGEQVTEEDSGIRELESRNRELASELEHNMQSNQQLTLQQDELKSQYRKLQEQLEKERMDHQGTMMKEMGSLREQLQVHIQTIGILVSEKSELQTSLNQSQMAYKQKLDEVDNLSSRLQASRHRVAELERDFASVNNTSHQYEKANKELDKSMDQVKIDLYNFRKSNDDLTQQNSELSSQLHAKISEVHSLEHNLQTLQEKVNMSELMIQQLSSSGTDSQQTLQQLQDDKSTLEQKVQQLSSEREQLISQYQQDTSHLQQQIQQLATQVKSLIEERDHLLKQQNRLQNRLTEVEQAIAVETEKAIAAQQEEMARRLEEKESEKEQILQQYRSQTNDNAQLVRLYQEKEEKVEELEGILSRMKEESVDKTQLLDTMQSDKATISRALSQNKELKAQLAELQNGFVKMSNDNMEMMSQYQSEQHISKELATRLSEQEDELREVREQLNSKEKQLEEIKAQNFELNKQLAQQAQLTDHMRHYEAQGQLTETLQRELASAQENTNILSTQNSELRVQLAELQNRLTLQATTNQEGSEGSMDRSDMVDSLSAAIRQLEMERDQLTLQFQEQHEQHRLLLDQMEQIKKEQAQAPAVTPEGNFITKEAYETLQIAMEKLEEKFTRVMRDKADLSDKLQELEHICLQLSGETETIGDYISLYHEQRDRLRQKQKEKEEYVRKLALEKEEMQRRLGQLQGLVMQLLGEKNYLHPYNKQTTQTLTQSFPDTTVPVSAQTLPNSDRNYGFNSESGVDNEYDWPSTDSESTSSTEEIKMRADRIDHSRPAEEYITTSSIPEQLNKDIIAGGDRTAKQIMELLEQMGSPHSIDKKILLDHAFYPCKCCTGELINV from the exons CTAAAACAGTTCCAACAACAGAAGACGACAGGAAAAACACCTTCCAATTCTCCAGCACCGTCCAAATCCAGGAATAGTACACCAGCCAATAAGCCTAAGAAGAACAAATCAAGTAGCTCAAAGAAAGAGAAAGCAAGCACAGAAAATACTAGCGTTTCACAACAACCAACTGAACCAAGAACCAattctactactactaatacaaCTGAATCTATAGAAATACCT AATACTTCAAATAACGATACTGTGTCTGACAACAGTTCAACAACATCATCAAACACGGCCTCAGAAAG GCCTATGTCTTCCAGTGAAAGTCTTCGCCAAATGTCAAGGCAAATTAACGGACTAGTGTCAGAG GCATCATTTTTGAATAGCACAGGGGAACAAGTAACAGAGGAGGATTCTGGGATCAGGGAGCTTGAG TCTCGTAATCGTGAACTAGCATCAGAGTTAGAACACAATATGCAATCCAACCAACAACTTACGTTACAGCAAGACGAATTG AAAAGCCAGTACAGAAAATTACAAGAACAATTagaaaag GAGAGAATGGATCACCAGGGCACAATGATGAAGGAGATGGGGTCTTTGAGAGAACAGTTACAAGTACATATCCAGACCATTGGAATTCTAGTCTCAGAAAAGTCAGAACTACAGACCTCCCTTAACCAAAGTCAAATGGCCTACAAACAAAAATTAG ATGAAGTTGATAATCTAAGCAGTCGACTTCAAGCATCACGACACAGAGTAGCAGAACTAGAAAGAGACTTTGCATCAGTTAATAATACCAGTCACCAGTATGAAAAG GCCAACAAAGAACTTGACAAATCCATGGATCAAGTAAAAATTGATCTTTATAATTTTAG GAAAAGTAACGATGATCTAACACAACAGAATTCTGAACTTTCCAGCCAACTGCATGCCAAG ATCTCAGAGGTCCATTCTTTAGAACACAACTTACAAACATTACAAGAGAAAGTAAATATGTCCGAGTTAATGATACAACAACTTTCAAGTAGTGGTACTGACAGTCAGCAAACCTTACAACAACTACAGGATGACAAGTCAACACTAGAACAAAAAGTACAACAG CTATCATCTGAGAGAGAACAGCTGATTTCACAATACCAACAAGATACTAGtcatttacaacaacaaattcaGCAGTTGGCAACACAG GTGAAATCACTTATAGAGGAAAGAGATCACCTCCTGAAACAACAAAATAGATTACAAAACAGACTAACTGAAGTGGAGCAGGCCATAG CTGTAGAGACTGAGAAGGCTATAGCTGCACAGCAAGAGGAGATGGCAAGAAGACTTGAAGAGAAGGAAAGTGAAAAGGAACAGATATTACAGCAATACAGATCACAG ACAAATGACAATGCCCAGCTGGTTAGATTGTACCAAGAGAAGGAAGAGAAAGTTGAGGAATTGGAAGGCATTCTAAGTAGAATGAAAGAAGAATCTGTTGACAAAACACAATTATTAGATACCATGCAGAGTGATAAAGCTACTATTAGCAGAGCATTATCTCAAAATAAAGAACTAAAAGCACAACTAGCTGAACTTCAAAATGGTTTCGTTAAAATG AGTAATGATAATATGGAAATGATGAGTCAATACCAGTCTGAACAACATATCAGTAAGGAGTTAGCTACTAGACTTAGTGAACAAGAAGATGAACTTAGAGAAGTCAGAGAACAG CTTAACTCAAAAGAAAAACAGTTAGAAGAAATAAAGGCACAAAATTTTGAATTGAACAAACAGCTTGCTCAGCAAGCACAGCTTACAGACCATATGAGGCATTATGAGGCTCAGGGGCAACTCACTGAAACATTACAAAGAGAACTTGCATCAGCTCAG GAGAATACAAACATTTTGTCAACACAGAATAGTGAATTAAGAGTACAGTTAGCAGAATTACAGAATAGATTAACGTTACAAG CAACGACAAACCAAGAGGGCAGTGAAGGTTCCATGGATAGATCAGACATG GTGGATTCCTTGTCTGCTGCAATCCGACAACTAGAAATGGAACGTGACCAGCTGACATTACAGTTCCAAGAACAACATGAACAGCATAGACTTTTATTGGACCAAATGGAGCAGATAAAGAAAGAACAAGCACAAG CACCAGCTGTAACTCCAGAGGGTAACTTTATAACTAAAGAAGCATACGAAacgctacaaatagccatggaGAAGTTAGAAGAGAAATTCACCAGAGTAATGAGAGATAAAGCTGACTTGAGTGATAAATTACAAGAATTAGAACATATATGTTTACAGTTGTCTGGGGAGACTGAAACGATAG GAGATTATATTAGTTTATATCATGAACAAAGGGATAGACTTCGACAGAAGCAGAAAGAAAAGGAAGAATATGTACGGAAATTGGCACTTGAGAAAGAAGAAATGCAG aGGAGATTAGGCCAACTTCAGGGTCTTGTCATGCAATTACTTGGAGAGAAGAATTATTTACATCCctacaacaaacaaaccacaCAGACTTTAACCCAGTCCTTCCCTGACACAACAGTTCCGGTCTCAGCACAGACTTTACCAAACTCTGATAGAAACTATGGTTTCAATTCTGAAAGTGGAGTGGATAACG AGTACGACTGGCCTTCTACGGACTCAGAAAGCACATCAAGCACTGAAGAAATAAAGATGAGAGCTGATCGTATAGATCATTCAAGACCAGCAGAGGAATATATTACCACTAGCAGTATACCTGAGCAATTAAATAAAGACATTATAGCTGGTGGGGACAGAACTGCTAAACAGATAATGGAACTCTTAGAACAAATGGGGTCTCCACATTCTATAGACAAAAAGATTCTCCTAGATCATGCTTTCTATCCATGTAAATGTTGCACCGGAGAGTTGATAAATGTCTAA
- the LOC144440907 gene encoding golgin subfamily A member 2-like isoform X1 — MADVSRQEKLAAARKKLKQFQQQKTTGKTPSNSPAPSKSRNSTPANKPKKNKSSSSKKEKASTENTSVSQQPTEPRTNSTTTNTTESIEIPNTSNNDTVSDNSSTTSSNTASERPMSSSESLRQMSRQINGLVSEASFLNSTGEQVTEEDSGIRELESRNRELASELEHNMQSNQQLTLQQDELKSQYRKLQEQLEKERMDHQGTMMKEMGSLREQLQVHIQTIGILVSEKSELQTSLNQSQMAYKQKLDEVDNLSSRLQASRHRVAELERDFASVNNTSHQYEKANKELDKSMDQVKIDLYNFRKSNDDLTQQNSELSSQLHAKISEVHSLEHNLQTLQEKVNMSELMIQQLSSSGTDSQQTLQQLQDDKSTLEQKVQQYQQSFQQLSSEREQLISQYQQDTSHLQQQIQQLATQVKSLIEERDHLLKQQNRLQNRLTEVEQAIAVETEKAIAAQQEEMARRLEEKESEKEQILQQYRSQTNDNAQLVRLYQEKEEKVEELEGILSRMKEESVDKTQLLDTMQSDKATISRALSQNKELKAQLAELQNGFVKMSNDNMEMMSQYQSEQHISKELATRLSEQEDELREVREQLNSKEKQLEEIKAQNFELNKQLAQQAQLTDHMRHYEAQGQLTETLQRELASAQENTNILSTQNSELRVQLAELQNRLTLQATTNQEGSEGSMDRSDMVDSLSAAIRQLEMERDQLTLQFQEQHEQHRLLLDQMEQIKKEQAQAPAVTPEGNFITKEAYETLQIAMEKLEEKFTRVMRDKADLSDKLQELEHICLQLSGETETIGDYISLYHEQRDRLRQKQKEKEEYVRKLALEKEEMQRRLGQLQGLVMQLLGEKNYLHPYNKQTTQTLTQSFPDTTVPVSAQTLPNSDRNYGFNSESGVDNEYDWPSTDSESTSSTEEIKMRADRIDHSRPAEEYITTSSIPEQLNKDIIAGGDRTAKQIMELLEQMGSPHSIDKKILLDHAFYPCKCCTGELINV; from the exons CTAAAACAGTTCCAACAACAGAAGACGACAGGAAAAACACCTTCCAATTCTCCAGCACCGTCCAAATCCAGGAATAGTACACCAGCCAATAAGCCTAAGAAGAACAAATCAAGTAGCTCAAAGAAAGAGAAAGCAAGCACAGAAAATACTAGCGTTTCACAACAACCAACTGAACCAAGAACCAattctactactactaatacaaCTGAATCTATAGAAATACCT AATACTTCAAATAACGATACTGTGTCTGACAACAGTTCAACAACATCATCAAACACGGCCTCAGAAAG GCCTATGTCTTCCAGTGAAAGTCTTCGCCAAATGTCAAGGCAAATTAACGGACTAGTGTCAGAG GCATCATTTTTGAATAGCACAGGGGAACAAGTAACAGAGGAGGATTCTGGGATCAGGGAGCTTGAG TCTCGTAATCGTGAACTAGCATCAGAGTTAGAACACAATATGCAATCCAACCAACAACTTACGTTACAGCAAGACGAATTG AAAAGCCAGTACAGAAAATTACAAGAACAATTagaaaag GAGAGAATGGATCACCAGGGCACAATGATGAAGGAGATGGGGTCTTTGAGAGAACAGTTACAAGTACATATCCAGACCATTGGAATTCTAGTCTCAGAAAAGTCAGAACTACAGACCTCCCTTAACCAAAGTCAAATGGCCTACAAACAAAAATTAG ATGAAGTTGATAATCTAAGCAGTCGACTTCAAGCATCACGACACAGAGTAGCAGAACTAGAAAGAGACTTTGCATCAGTTAATAATACCAGTCACCAGTATGAAAAG GCCAACAAAGAACTTGACAAATCCATGGATCAAGTAAAAATTGATCTTTATAATTTTAG GAAAAGTAACGATGATCTAACACAACAGAATTCTGAACTTTCCAGCCAACTGCATGCCAAG ATCTCAGAGGTCCATTCTTTAGAACACAACTTACAAACATTACAAGAGAAAGTAAATATGTCCGAGTTAATGATACAACAACTTTCAAGTAGTGGTACTGACAGTCAGCAAACCTTACAACAACTACAGGATGACAAGTCAACACTAGAACAAAAAGTACAACAG TATCAACAATCCTTCCAACAGCTATCATCTGAGAGAGAACAGCTGATTTCACAATACCAACAAGATACTAGtcatttacaacaacaaattcaGCAGTTGGCAACACAG GTGAAATCACTTATAGAGGAAAGAGATCACCTCCTGAAACAACAAAATAGATTACAAAACAGACTAACTGAAGTGGAGCAGGCCATAG CTGTAGAGACTGAGAAGGCTATAGCTGCACAGCAAGAGGAGATGGCAAGAAGACTTGAAGAGAAGGAAAGTGAAAAGGAACAGATATTACAGCAATACAGATCACAG ACAAATGACAATGCCCAGCTGGTTAGATTGTACCAAGAGAAGGAAGAGAAAGTTGAGGAATTGGAAGGCATTCTAAGTAGAATGAAAGAAGAATCTGTTGACAAAACACAATTATTAGATACCATGCAGAGTGATAAAGCTACTATTAGCAGAGCATTATCTCAAAATAAAGAACTAAAAGCACAACTAGCTGAACTTCAAAATGGTTTCGTTAAAATG AGTAATGATAATATGGAAATGATGAGTCAATACCAGTCTGAACAACATATCAGTAAGGAGTTAGCTACTAGACTTAGTGAACAAGAAGATGAACTTAGAGAAGTCAGAGAACAG CTTAACTCAAAAGAAAAACAGTTAGAAGAAATAAAGGCACAAAATTTTGAATTGAACAAACAGCTTGCTCAGCAAGCACAGCTTACAGACCATATGAGGCATTATGAGGCTCAGGGGCAACTCACTGAAACATTACAAAGAGAACTTGCATCAGCTCAG GAGAATACAAACATTTTGTCAACACAGAATAGTGAATTAAGAGTACAGTTAGCAGAATTACAGAATAGATTAACGTTACAAG CAACGACAAACCAAGAGGGCAGTGAAGGTTCCATGGATAGATCAGACATG GTGGATTCCTTGTCTGCTGCAATCCGACAACTAGAAATGGAACGTGACCAGCTGACATTACAGTTCCAAGAACAACATGAACAGCATAGACTTTTATTGGACCAAATGGAGCAGATAAAGAAAGAACAAGCACAAG CACCAGCTGTAACTCCAGAGGGTAACTTTATAACTAAAGAAGCATACGAAacgctacaaatagccatggaGAAGTTAGAAGAGAAATTCACCAGAGTAATGAGAGATAAAGCTGACTTGAGTGATAAATTACAAGAATTAGAACATATATGTTTACAGTTGTCTGGGGAGACTGAAACGATAG GAGATTATATTAGTTTATATCATGAACAAAGGGATAGACTTCGACAGAAGCAGAAAGAAAAGGAAGAATATGTACGGAAATTGGCACTTGAGAAAGAAGAAATGCAG aGGAGATTAGGCCAACTTCAGGGTCTTGTCATGCAATTACTTGGAGAGAAGAATTATTTACATCCctacaacaaacaaaccacaCAGACTTTAACCCAGTCCTTCCCTGACACAACAGTTCCGGTCTCAGCACAGACTTTACCAAACTCTGATAGAAACTATGGTTTCAATTCTGAAAGTGGAGTGGATAACG AGTACGACTGGCCTTCTACGGACTCAGAAAGCACATCAAGCACTGAAGAAATAAAGATGAGAGCTGATCGTATAGATCATTCAAGACCAGCAGAGGAATATATTACCACTAGCAGTATACCTGAGCAATTAAATAAAGACATTATAGCTGGTGGGGACAGAACTGCTAAACAGATAATGGAACTCTTAGAACAAATGGGGTCTCCACATTCTATAGACAAAAAGATTCTCCTAGATCATGCTTTCTATCCATGTAAATGTTGCACCGGAGAGTTGATAAATGTCTAA